In Ruania zhangjianzhongii, the following proteins share a genomic window:
- a CDS encoding PH domain-containing protein, whose amino-acid sequence MASGGAGPENRHPDAGPGDLYAPFRSRATRIVTLVLIVWILAGWVLFVVLTNRLDDPHREYQVGSAVLALVICVFLHLIGSVAAFPSRSGLRVRNIIGTARLDWAQIVSVRFGERDWVQLDLSDGRVLSVLAIQRVDGARARAASRRLATLVAEHEPGGMDTGGSSG is encoded by the coding sequence ATGGCCTCCGGAGGTGCCGGCCCCGAGAATCGGCACCCGGACGCGGGGCCGGGCGACCTCTACGCGCCGTTCCGGTCCCGGGCCACCCGCATCGTCACGCTCGTGCTGATCGTGTGGATCCTCGCCGGCTGGGTGCTCTTCGTGGTGCTCACCAACCGGCTGGACGACCCGCACCGCGAGTATCAGGTGGGCAGTGCGGTCCTGGCACTGGTGATCTGTGTGTTCCTGCACCTGATCGGCAGCGTGGCCGCGTTTCCGTCCCGCTCCGGGCTGCGGGTGCGCAACATCATCGGCACCGCTCGGCTGGACTGGGCGCAGATCGTCTCGGTGCGTTTCGGCGAACGGGACTGGGTACAGCTGGATCTGTCGGACGGCCGGGTGCTGTCCGTCCTCGCGATCCAACGCGTCGACGGCGCACGGGCCCGGGCGGCCTCACGCCGGCTGGCCACCCTGGTCGCCGAGCACGAGCCGGGCGGCATGGACACCGGCGGCAGCAGCGGCTAG
- a CDS encoding DUF3866 family protein: MMTWRHGVVRSLGRSWSGAQELQVLVLPGTEGPGALDRAEEAAAVETEAESTATVRALAYTDVVGQVRPGQRVLLNTTAQVRGLGTGGYALVIALPEDLPADPPPSPGHIVKARYTPQQVMVLGVDEQESGHHELLREADDLAGMPVVVADLHSAVPAVLAGTRWAGAERGTPLTVAYVMTDGGALPAAFSRTVAGLRESGWLAATITTGQAYGGDLEAVTVHSGLLAAHLVVQADLVVLAQGPGNAGTGTRWGFSGVAAGEALNAAAVLGGRPVASLRVSGSDRRERHFGISHHSLTAIGRAALAPADVVVPELDGELGSRVREQARTLESRHRLVSVPTTGLAEALASAPVPLSSMGRSLAEDAAPFLAAAAAGVHAARLVLGDQGGQPA, translated from the coding sequence GTGATGACTTGGCGACACGGCGTGGTTCGCTCCCTCGGGCGGTCCTGGTCCGGAGCGCAGGAGCTGCAGGTGCTGGTGCTTCCCGGGACCGAGGGCCCGGGCGCGCTGGACAGGGCGGAGGAAGCCGCCGCAGTGGAAACGGAAGCAGAGAGCACCGCGACCGTGCGCGCGCTCGCCTACACCGACGTCGTCGGGCAGGTCCGGCCCGGCCAGCGGGTGCTGCTGAACACCACCGCCCAGGTACGCGGGCTGGGCACCGGCGGATACGCCCTGGTCATCGCCCTGCCGGAGGATCTGCCGGCCGACCCGCCGCCGAGCCCCGGGCATATCGTCAAGGCCCGGTACACCCCGCAGCAGGTGATGGTGCTCGGGGTGGATGAGCAGGAGTCCGGCCACCACGAGCTGCTCCGGGAGGCCGACGATCTGGCCGGGATGCCCGTGGTGGTGGCGGACCTGCACTCGGCCGTGCCGGCTGTGCTCGCCGGTACCCGGTGGGCGGGCGCCGAGCGCGGCACGCCGCTCACCGTGGCCTACGTGATGACCGACGGCGGGGCGTTGCCTGCCGCGTTCTCCCGCACGGTGGCAGGGCTGCGCGAGTCCGGCTGGTTGGCCGCCACGATCACCACCGGCCAGGCCTACGGGGGCGACCTCGAGGCGGTCACCGTGCACTCCGGGCTACTCGCCGCGCACCTGGTGGTCCAGGCCGATCTGGTGGTGCTCGCTCAGGGGCCGGGTAACGCCGGTACCGGCACCCGGTGGGGATTCTCCGGGGTGGCGGCCGGTGAGGCGCTGAACGCGGCCGCCGTGCTCGGGGGGCGCCCGGTGGCCAGTCTGCGGGTCTCCGGCAGCGACCGGCGCGAACGCCATTTCGGCATCTCCCACCACAGCCTCACCGCGATCGGCCGGGCGGCGCTCGCCCCGGCCGACGTGGTGGTACCCGAGCTGGACGGTGAGCTCGGCTCCCGGGTGCGCGAGCAGGCTCGCACGCTGGAGAGCCGGCACCGGTTGGTGTCGGTGCCGACCACCGGGCTGGCCGAGGCGCTGGCCTCCGCGCCGGTGCCACTGAGCAGTATGGGCCGCAGCCTGGCCGAGGACGCCGCCCCGTTCCTAGCCGCTGCTGCCGCCGGTGTCCATGCCGCCCGGCTCGTGCTCGGCGACCAGGGTGGCCAGCCGGCGTGA
- a CDS encoding helix-turn-helix transcriptional regulator, producing MAERVPAAERLLDLVIALTHTRHRMTKAEIRASVNGYSGATSDEAFDRMFERDKDQLRALGLPIVTLTDSTHEDDVGYRIDTAEYELPPVQFTPAEIGVLSLAAQVWQDSSFAADSRRGLTKLRAVSDAADPGRFAGLSLRVRGPDPAFGELLDAIEDRIAVRFTYRAASTGSTEARTVEPWRLFAKDRGWYLVAFDTDRQAQRLFRLSRIVGKVRRVGEPGQVQIPADTQQLVAEPSTTTAVLALAPERASALRARGEADTGAAGPAGRDVFRLETTDVDRLAEEIAGYTDAVVVLDPPELRAAVLRRLRAAAALGGER from the coding sequence ATGGCTGAGCGCGTCCCCGCGGCCGAGCGTCTGCTGGACCTGGTGATCGCACTGACGCACACGCGGCACCGGATGACCAAGGCGGAGATCCGCGCCTCGGTGAACGGGTACTCCGGCGCCACGTCGGACGAGGCGTTCGACCGAATGTTCGAACGGGACAAGGACCAGCTCCGCGCCCTCGGGCTGCCGATCGTCACCCTCACCGACTCCACCCATGAGGACGATGTCGGCTACCGGATCGACACCGCCGAGTACGAGCTGCCGCCGGTGCAGTTCACCCCGGCGGAGATCGGGGTGCTCTCCCTGGCCGCGCAGGTGTGGCAGGACTCCTCCTTCGCCGCCGACTCCCGCCGCGGGCTGACCAAGCTCCGTGCGGTCAGCGACGCCGCCGATCCGGGCCGGTTCGCGGGGCTGTCCCTCCGGGTCCGGGGGCCGGACCCGGCATTCGGCGAGCTGCTGGACGCGATCGAGGACCGGATCGCCGTGCGGTTCACCTACCGGGCCGCCAGCACCGGCAGCACCGAGGCACGCACAGTGGAGCCGTGGCGGCTGTTCGCGAAGGACCGGGGCTGGTACCTGGTCGCGTTCGATACCGACCGGCAGGCCCAGCGGCTGTTCCGGCTCTCCCGGATCGTCGGCAAGGTGCGGCGGGTGGGGGAGCCCGGTCAGGTACAGATCCCGGCGGACACACAGCAGCTCGTCGCCGAGCCGAGCACCACGACGGCGGTGCTCGCCCTGGCCCCCGAACGCGCCTCGGCGCTGCGCGCCCGGGGCGAGGCGGACACCGGCGCTGCCGGGCCGGCCGGCCGCGATGTGTTCCGGCTGGAGACGACCGATGTGGACCGACTGGCCGAGGAGATCGCCGGGTACACCGACGCTGTGGTGGTGCTCGACCCACCGGAGCTGCGCGCGGCGGTGCTGCGCCGCCTGCGGGCAGCCGCGGCGCTGGGAGGGGAGCGGTGA
- a CDS encoding helix-turn-helix transcriptional regulator — MAETAGDRVVRMLALITYLDSHPGVPVEQVAEHFGVSTGRVLLDVNTLWVSGTPGYLHDDLIDFSADDRERNILTLTEARGMHRPLRLGPQEAVALLTALRSLQVTPGLATDPVLTSTMEKLTEAAGTAARSAEAVQVAGPDDDGARVSGWLTAIRAAMSAGRRLHLRYVSAADEVSERDVDPLQLLTDSRRWFLVAWCYRAKDVRQFRLDRILQLTELNVAAEEHPEVQPAADTEPELAAAPWRVHLELASRARWVAEQYPVTGVRDTGEGSFAVEVAVVDLAWLHHLVLGLAEDVRAVAPADVAAGIADRAEAALAAYADAGLDDAAGDDTLDPPVG; from the coding sequence ATGGCGGAGACGGCCGGTGACCGGGTGGTGCGGATGCTCGCGCTGATCACCTACCTCGACTCCCATCCCGGGGTCCCGGTCGAACAGGTGGCCGAGCACTTCGGGGTGAGTACCGGGCGGGTGCTGCTGGACGTGAACACGCTCTGGGTCTCCGGCACCCCGGGCTACCTGCACGACGACCTGATCGACTTCTCCGCCGACGACCGGGAGCGGAACATCCTCACCCTCACCGAGGCTCGGGGGATGCACCGGCCGTTACGACTGGGCCCGCAGGAGGCGGTGGCGCTGCTGACCGCGCTGCGTTCCCTGCAGGTGACCCCGGGCCTGGCCACCGACCCGGTGCTGACCTCCACGATGGAGAAGCTCACCGAGGCGGCCGGTACCGCCGCTCGCTCCGCAGAGGCCGTACAGGTGGCCGGACCCGACGACGACGGGGCGCGGGTGAGCGGGTGGCTCACCGCGATCCGGGCGGCGATGTCCGCAGGCCGCCGGCTGCACCTGCGCTACGTCTCGGCAGCGGACGAGGTCAGCGAGCGTGATGTCGATCCGCTCCAGCTGCTCACCGACTCCCGCCGGTGGTTCCTGGTGGCCTGGTGCTACCGGGCGAAGGACGTGCGCCAGTTCCGGTTGGACCGGATCCTCCAGCTCACCGAGCTGAACGTCGCCGCCGAGGAACACCCGGAGGTGCAACCCGCCGCGGACACGGAGCCGGAACTGGCGGCAGCACCGTGGCGGGTGCACCTGGAGCTGGCCTCCCGGGCCCGGTGGGTGGCCGAGCAGTACCCCGTGACCGGGGTGCGGGACACCGGTGAGGGGAGTTTCGCCGTCGAGGTGGCAGTGGTGGATCTGGCCTGGCTGCACCACCTGGTGCTCGGCCTGGCCGAGGATGTGCGCGCCGTCGCCCCTGCGGACGTGGCGGCCGGTATCGCCGACCGCGCCGAGGCCGCCCTGGCGGCTTATGCCGACGCCGGCCTGGACGATGCCGCCGGCGACGACACGCTCGATCCGCCGGTAGGCTGA
- the tatA gene encoding twin-arginine translocase TatA/TatE family subunit: MLKNPVFWIVIVGLVLLLFGASRLPDIAGNVGKSLKVFKKEIKELQDDTDMSDAKTVLQDDQPHQTSPSTSTSQTTSDQQASQPTSEQRSNDSSTT, from the coding sequence ATGTTGAAGAATCCAGTCTTCTGGATCGTGATCGTGGGACTGGTGCTGCTCTTGTTCGGTGCCAGCCGCCTGCCGGACATTGCTGGCAACGTGGGCAAGTCGCTCAAGGTCTTCAAGAAGGAGATCAAGGAGCTGCAGGACGACACCGACATGTCCGACGCGAAGACAGTGCTCCAGGACGACCAGCCCCACCAGACCAGCCCCTCCACCTCGACCAGCCAGACGACCTCTGACCAGCAGGCATCGCAGCCGACCTCGGAGCAGCGCAGCAACGACTCCAGCACCACCTGA
- the tatC gene encoding twin-arginine translocase subunit TatC, which yields MPLGEHLRELRKRLMLACAGILVGAIGGWFLYDPVFQLLQLPVSDLRERGVDATLNFSNVAASFDIKLRVAAFLGFLASSPWWIYQVWAFLAPGLRSKERRWALMVIGAGVPLFAGGIFMAWTALPNTFLLLTQFVPDGETSSALIDVTTYLKFVMQFLLIFGVAFVLPLILVLLNFLGVAKGMTWLKGWRWAVIIIFVLAALATPTADAVTFVLMALPIIGLYFAAVGICLLNDRRVAKKALAAGVGSDVDTDVSS from the coding sequence ATGCCTCTCGGGGAACATCTTCGTGAACTGCGCAAACGGCTGATGCTTGCCTGCGCCGGCATCCTCGTCGGTGCGATCGGCGGATGGTTCCTCTATGACCCGGTGTTCCAGCTGCTCCAGCTCCCGGTCAGCGACCTGCGCGAGCGTGGCGTCGACGCCACGCTGAACTTCTCCAACGTCGCAGCCAGCTTCGACATCAAGCTGCGGGTCGCCGCGTTCCTCGGCTTCCTCGCCAGCAGCCCGTGGTGGATCTACCAGGTGTGGGCCTTCCTCGCGCCCGGGCTGCGGAGCAAGGAACGCCGGTGGGCACTGATGGTGATCGGCGCCGGCGTGCCGCTGTTCGCCGGCGGAATCTTCATGGCCTGGACCGCACTGCCGAACACGTTCTTGCTGCTCACCCAGTTCGTCCCGGACGGGGAGACGTCCTCGGCCCTGATCGACGTCACCACCTACCTGAAGTTCGTCATGCAGTTCCTGCTGATCTTCGGCGTGGCGTTCGTGCTGCCGCTGATCCTGGTGTTGTTGAACTTCCTCGGCGTAGCCAAGGGGATGACCTGGCTGAAGGGCTGGCGCTGGGCGGTGATCATCATCTTCGTCCTGGCCGCACTGGCCACGCCGACGGCGGATGCGGTCACCTTCGTGCTGATGGCGCTGCCGATCATCGGGCTGTACTTCGCTGCCGTCGGCATCTGCCTGCTGAACGATCGTCGGGTGGCGAAGAAGGCGCTGGCAGCCGGTGTCGGCTCGGACGTGGAC